GATGCCCTGACCTGGGCGATCCAGATCAGCCAGGCCCTGGAGGCCGCCCATCAGTCCGGCATCGTCCACCGCGACCTCAAGCCGTCCAACATCCTCATCGACCGGTCGGACACCGCGTACCTGTGCGACTTCGGCATCGCGCGCCTGGCCGAAGCCACCCATCACACCCTGACCGTGACCGGCGTCGCCATCGGAACCCCCGCCTACATGTCGCCCGAGCAGGCCCGCGGAGACACCACCCTGGCCGCGCCCAGTGACCTCTACTCGCTCGGCTGCCTCCTCCACGAACTTCTCGCCGGCAGCGTCCCCTTCACCGGCACGGGATGGCAGGTCCTCAACCAGCACCTGAACGACGCGCCGGCCCCGCTGTCCGCCCTGCGCCCCGGCGTCCCCCGCGAGCTCGAACAGCTGGTCCTGGAGCTCCTCGACAAGAACCCCGACCGCCGGCCGACCGCAGCCGACACCCGCGCACGCCTCACCCAGCTGCACACCGCACTGGCCGCCTTCGCCGACGCACCCACCGCAGTCCCGAACCCGCAGCCGCCCACGCGGGTCGCCACCACCATCGACCGGGCCGCCGAAGGCCGCGAACCCGGCACCCGGCTCCCCGCCGTGGTCGCGGGCGCCGTCACCGCCGCCGCCATCGCCGGCGAACTCTCACTCACCACCACACTGCCGACCGCCTGGACGGCTGCCCTCGGCACTCTCGCTGGGCTGCTCCTCGCCGCCCTCTACCTTCTCGACCCGCCCCAGTCGCCGCACCCCGAGCAGCTGAGGATCACCACGGCCTGCCTGCTAACCACCCTGCTCCTGACCGGCGGCATGGCGCTCGCCGTCCTGGTCAACGCCCCCGACCTGTGGGCGAACGCCCTGGCCATCGCAGTCCTCGGTGGCCCCGCGCTGCTCACCTTCGCCAGCGGCGTGCGCCGCCTGGTCGAGCACAGCCTTCACCGGAGTGCCTGGCACGCCGATCTCGCCACGACCGCCGGCATCCTCCACACCGCCGTCGTCCTGCTCACCGGCCACCACGCCGGCCTCTCGGGACTTGCCCTCACCGCTGTCGGCGTCGTGCTGTGGCCGGCCGCGGCGCTGCTCACGGCGATGCTCACCCCGGGCCGCTCCCCCTCCAGCCTTGCTCGGCCGACTCCCCCCGGCCAGGTCACGCACCGACACCGCCCCGGACCGCTCCCCGCCCAGCCCCGGATGCCCTAGCGCCCCGACGAACCGACCAGACCGTGCCGCCATCGGCGTGCACCTCCCAGCGCCGCCCTACCGCCCGAGAACGGCGCCACGACCGTCGATACGTACGGGTCCGCAGGTCACCGGGGCGAACGGCACTCGTGCCTCGGGCAACCGATGCCGCCACGCACGCGTCGGACACGACATGAACCGCGAATGGCTCTTCACGCTCATACCGCTGGTGATCGGCGTGAGCTTTCTCTGTGCCGGCGTGTACGGACTCCGCCGCGCCAGCGCGCTTCGCCGCACGGGCATCACCGCCGTAGGGCGAGTCGTCCGCCACGACACCAGGCGAGACGACGACGGAGCCAAGTACCACCACCCGGTCGTAGCCTGGACGACCCGGGACGGCAGCGAGTGCACGTACTCCTCCACGTTCGGCCGAGGCAAGGTCCTCAACGGCTACGGCGTCGGCAACTCGGTCTTCGTCCTCTACGACGAGAACAATCCCCGCCGCTTCGAGATCCGCGGCTGGGACTCGACTTCGTTGTACATGGTGTTCACCGTGGTAGGCACGGTGCTCACAACAGGCACATTGACGGTTCTCCTCGTCCTGCTGAGCACTCTTTGACCGCCGTGAGATGTTGCGCACCCAGTGGTTCAGGCGAGCGGGCCCACCGTCGTGCCGGACCTTTCCCCTGTCTGATGACCGCGCCGAACGCGCCGCCCACCGGCGGCCCTCAACAGGTCCCCGGCGCCCCGGACCGTCACCGTGCTGCTCGGCCGCGAACTGAATGAAGCCGCCGGGCCACCCAGCGGAAGACGGACACCGCAACCCACCAGCGGCAAGGCGACGATCAGAGTCGATGTCAGTGGCCACCCCTATGCTGCGCCGAACAGCGAGGCATGACCCCGCTCACCCTGGAGAGCGGGGAGTTGGACTTGGCAGGCAGCGGCCGACCGCGGAAGGATCCGCGACAGGCGGAAGAGATCATGCGCGCGGCCGGCCTGGAGCCGCTGGAGCCCTACCGCGGCAGCTCCGCCCCGTGGCGGTGCCGCCATACGGCGTGCGGGCGGGAGGTCACCCCCCGCCTGAGCAACATCACCAAGGGACAGCGCGGCTGCGTCTACTGCTCCGGACACGCCCGGATCGAACCCGAGGCCGCAGCCGCGGTGATGCGGGCGGCCGGGCTGGAGCCGCTCGAGCCGTACCCCGGCGGCAGCGACCGGAAGTGGCGGTGCCGTCACCGCGCATGCGGACGCGAGGTCACACCCACCTATGTCCGGATCAACTCCGGTGCCGGGCCCTGCCGGTGGTGCGCACCGAACGCGCCGGTCGACCCCGACGTTGCGGCGGCCGACATGCGGGCCGCGGGCCTGGACCCCCTCGGCCCGTACCCGGGAGTGGACACGCCCTGGCCGGTCCGATGTCGGGCGTGCGGAGCGCCAGGGGCCCCCACGCTGGGCTCCATCCGTCAGGGGCAGGGCGGCTGCTACCCCTGCGGCCGGCGCAAGGCCAACGAGTCGATGCGCCACGACGCCGAGACCGCGGCCGCGGTGATGCGGGCGGCGGGCCTGGAGCCGCTGGAGCCGTACCCCGGCACGGAGTTCGCGTGGAAGAGCCGCTGCATCACGTGCGGGTCCATCGTCTCCCCGCGCCTGGGTTCCCTGACCGGCCGGAGCCGGCGTCCTGGCTGCAAGCGGTGCGCCGACCGGGCCAACGGTGCAGCACAGCGCCACGACGAGGACCTGGCCGTCGCCGAGATGCGCGAGCACGGATTCGAACCCCAGGAGCCGTACCGCGGGGTCAAGTACCCCTGGCGCTGCCTGTGCCACGGCTGCGGCACCATCACCTCACCGACCTTCGGATCCATCCTCGCCGGCCAGAGCGGATGCCGGCGCTGCGCCGACCTCCGCTCCGCCGCCGCACGACGGGAAGACCCCGAGCGCGCCGCCGCCTCCATGCGCGAGGCCGGTCTCGAGCCCCTGGAGGCCTACACCACGTCCATGACGCCCTGGCGCTGCCGCTGCACCACCTGCGGCCGCACCTCGACTCCCACCCTGTCCAAGATCCGCAGCGGCCGCGGATGCAAGTACTGCGCCCGCTTCGGCTTCGACCGTGCCGCGCCCGCCCGCGTCTACGTCGTCACCCACGTACAGCACGGCGCCGTCAAGATCGGCGTCGCCGGCGCTCGTCAGCGAAACGACCGCATCGGCCAGCACCGCCGCCTCGGTTGGACCCTGTACTACGAGCACCACGTGCCCACCGGCGACGACGCACTGTCCGTCGAACAGACGATCCTGCGGCGCCTGCGCGCCGCCGGGCACGGCGTCTTCCTCACCGCCGCCCAGTTGCCCAACGGCTGGACCGAGACGTTCGACGCCGCCCGCGTCACCGCCGCCGAGCTTCGGGACGCGATCCGAGAACACCAGACCGCACCAACCCCTCCTCAGCCGTTGACCCTGTTCTAGCCGCACACCTGGGCCGGGGGAGCGAGCCGACCTCGGCGGCGGCGATGGGGGAGTGGTGAGGGAATGGGCTACGCCGCGCCCTGGACGGCAAAAACTGCCACGGCGGCCTGCTCGGCGCCTCCAGCGCCTTGGTGAACGTCAAGGCGACGACGGCCGCCTCGTCGGTCAGCCGGCCGGGTGCCCCCACGCCGGCCGCGGCCACGGCGCGGGCAGCACGCCGGCCGGTCGCAGCATGACGTCTCTCGTCGGCGAAGCTCCCGTCAGGCGGGCCACGGGGGCAAGCCGTTTCCCGTCGTGCTGGTCGTTCAGGCACCGGGCGCCCGTGTGGCGGGAGAAGGTCTGGCCGGGCACCCGTAGCGCCCGTCATGATCACGGCATGGGTGCAAGCGCGTGGGACACCGAGACCAAGCGGCCGATCTATGTCGATCTGGGCGTGGAGGGGCTACCGATCGGCCTGGCGGGCGGCCGGTACCTGTGCAGAGCCTGCGCGGATCCACTGATCCTCAGGGGCGCCCGGCCCGAAGCGAAGGTCACGCCGCACTTCTCCCACCAGGAAGGAGGTCCGTGCCGACTGGCAGAACGGGAAGCGCAGATCGACGCGGACGACCAGGTCGTCATCCAGCTGAGCCACCAGATTCGCGCCCTGCCCGGCATCACCGGCTGCACCCTCGCCTCCCCCGGAGACGACCCTCACGACCCGATCGGACTCCCGCCGGTCGTCATCGCACAGTGCGGCGACACCGCCGTTGTCATCGAACGCCCCGGCACGCTGCCCAGCCCTCAGGCAGTCCGCCGACGCATCCTCGCGGTACGCGAGCACCACGCCGGAGCCGCACACGTCTGGTTCCTGCGCCGCGACCCTGGCCAATTCGGCCAACTCCCCAGCCACAAGGTCCGCCTGAGCGGACGGGACGTCGAGCACCAGCGTGTCGCCCCCACCGAGCAGCAGCTGGCCATCCTCGACGCCGGCGGCCATGTGTACTGGCTCGACGGGAAGCTCGTGCTGGTGCCCTACGGCTACCACGCCTTCCGGCACCCCGCCCGCCCCGAACAGGACTGGACGGCCTGGCCGAAATGGCCGCGCCACAAGGACCCCCGGGACGACTGGCGGATCAGCAAGCCCCGTCCGGCCCCCACCGCGGACTGCTGGGGCCTGGTCCCGATCGCCTTGTCCTCGCTGACCCGCACCCGGGCGGTCTTCCACCCCGCCGACGCGCACAAGGTCATGGACGAGCTGTATGCCGCCCAGGAGGGCCGGCACCGCTGGCGCGACCGGCGAGCCCGCGAGGTGTACGCCGAGCGGCACGCTCCGCCCACTCCTCAGCCCGCCGCGCCGATCCCGACGGCCGAAGCCCCCGCCACCGAGGCTGAGACAGATCAGCACACCGCCCCACAACTTCCGCAGCCAGCCGACCAGCACGATGCCGAGGCACCCCCGCGCGGGAACGTGACCCCGTCCGTCGCCTCGTCCGCGAACCTCGCGCCGGCCTTCCCACCTCCACCTGTGGCCCCGCCCACGATTCCCCCGCCCCCACAGCTGCCCCCCGCGCCCCCCGCGCCCCGCGCGCCCCGGCAACGCCGATGGGTAGACACCCTCCGCATGCTGCGCCGACGGCGTGAGCGTTGACGAACTCCGGAAAAGCAGTGGGCCCGGTCCGAAGTCGTACCGATACTGGCGACGGAGGAAGTGAGGCGCCCATGCCGCAAGTAGAACCGTGTGTGCTCGACGTGCTCACGGAAGCGGCGGCGAACGCCGCTTCCTGCGAGGACATCGCCGCCGTCCTCGCGGCCGCGGACACCGGCACGAACGCGGCCGCCGAGCAGCAGCGCGATGCGCTACTCGCCGCGCTGCGTCTCCGACCCGCCGGGACTGGCAGGGCGCAGACGTTCACCGGGATCGTCCTCGGCCGGCCGCCTGCGGGCCTGTCCGACGTCGCCGCCGACCAGATGGAGACCTGGAGCGCGTACGCCGAGGCCGTGACCAACTCCTTTGTCCGGGGACGCCTCCATCACCTTCTGCTCGTCGCAGGACACGGTCGCAAGGTCGACCGCATCCGGGGCGCGGCCGCCGGGTACCTGGACGCGGTGCCGATTTTGCTCGCCGCCCGCAAGCGCTTCCCCGGCCTGGTGGGTGCGACCGAGTGTCTGCGCTGGGCCGGAGACCTCGCCCGGACCTATAACCAGACCGACCTGTGCAAGCGCGTCACCGACGACACGGTCGCCCTGGCCGAGCGAGTCCTTGCCGCTCCCGAGGACGAGACGGCGATCATGGCTGATCTCCTGGAGGGGCTGCGTGTCCAGCGCTACGACATCACCGACTTCGCAGAACGCGCCGCCCGTCGGTACGCCGGCGATGTGCACGCCCGCGTCGGATTCCTCAAGCTGATACGGGCAGAAGCGTCCGAGTTCCGCCGAGTCGGCATCGACACCGAGATCGTCAGCGCCCTCCTCGACGCCGCCGATGCCGACACGGGGTTCCGTCGCCACAACCTGCTGACCCAGGCCGCGACCATCGCGCGGGATCGAGGTCTGCCCGAGCTGAGGGTGCGTGCCGAGATGGCCCTGCAACAGACCGATCCGGACTCCCTGGGATGGACTCGAATCCGTCGCCCGCTCATCCCCCCGCCGGGACTTTTCGCCGGGGCCCGGGCGCACGTCGACGCCGCCCCAAGCCTGCGAGACGCACTGTGGCGAACCGCGCAAGACGCCCATCCGGCGATGCGCGAGCACCCCGACGACGTGGGCCTCCTGGACGGTCTGCTCCGGATCCCGCGCACGCGCATCAACACCGCCGGACCCGTCCAGGTCGCTCCGCCCGTCGCCGCCGCCGACGACCACCTCGTCGGACTGCAGGTCCTCGCGATGGACTTCCTCGGGCACCTCGCCGCCCATCAGCTCGACCACATCCACGAGCGCTTCGATCCGGACGAGGCCGAGCTGATCGGCGCCCTCGCCCATGGCGCCGTCTTGCCGGAGGCGCGCGCCCGAACGCTGGCCTACGCCTTCCGGTACTTCTGGCTGGGGGAGTTCGACGCAGCGGTATGCATCGCCCTGCCTCAGGTGGAGCAGATCCTCAGACAGCTCCTGCGCTGGCAAGTCTCGATCTTGTCCGTGGCCAAGGGCGAGTCCCCCGGGACCGTCGACCAGCTGGGAGGACTCCTCCGCAGCATGCCGGCCGCCGGGTATCCCGCGGACTGGAGCCGCGCCCTGGAGTTGCTCCTGGTCGACCCCGACCGCGGGATGAACCTGCGCAACGACGTTTGCCACGGCCTGATCGACACCCCGCCCAAGCACCGCGTCGCGCTCATCCTCCAGGCGGCGCTGTACCTGCTCAGCTACGCCCACGGGCATCGAACCCTCGCCCCGCCCGCTCCCTGAGCGTCCGGCAAGTCTGAACCCGACGGGGGACGTCACCGCCTTCCGCGGTGAGGCGGATAGCGTGCGGGCATGACGATGAGGGGGAAGCGGCGGGTCCTGTACCGGCAGGGCACTGGGTTCTGGCGGATGACGGCGAAGTGGGTTGTGGTCTTCGGGGCCCTGTACCTGATGGACGGGGGCCTGGTCCGATCGTGGGGCGACGCTCTGGTCTGGCCGATGATCGGGATCCTGCTGTGGGTGCCGTTCGGGATCGGCGTCGTCTGGTATCCGAAGAAGGACCAGCGGATCACGCTGACGACGCGCGAACTGCGTGTGCGGCGCAAGCGGCTGGCGATGGAGCAGGTGAACCTGCTGCACGTGGCGCGACTGTGGCTCGAAGGGCGGTCGACTGCCGACGACCAGCCGGTGCTGGAGTGGATACGGTTCGACCGGGTGGTGTGGGTTCCGCTCCAAGACGGCCGGGCGTTCGGCGTGGAGTTTCGCGACCCCGCCGCCTTCGCCAAGGTTTTCGGCGCCTTCGCGGTCGAGGCGTGCGGCGGGCCGGAGGTCGTCCGTGCTCGAGCTGCAGCAGCCACCTACCCGGAGCCGCGCGCGATGCGGCCCCGCTCCGCCGACGACGGCTCCTGGCTGGACGTCCTCGACATCTTCAGCTGAGAGCCGGAGCTGCGCGGCATGGGCAGCGGTCCGTGAGAGGCGCGGAGAACTACACAGGGTCGGCGTTCTGGCCGACCCTGCCCGGGCTCTTCCGCGGTCAGGAGCGAGAGGCGACAACCCCCTGGACGGCGTACGCAATCGTCGGTGAGACGAAAGCAAGCCGGCAGCCTGCGATGGGACTCGCTCAACGCCCAGTGCGACGCACCCTTCGCCCAGCGTCCGAACGAGCTTGGAAACTCGTTTGCTCCGACTGTCACACCGCGCGTCGTCCGCACACCTGTAGCAGGTGACAGCGGACCTCACAGCGGGAGTTGCACGTGCCTGACACCCTCACCCCGTACATGCCCCGACAGCAGTGGGGCCTTCGCACGACCGACGCGGTCCTTGACCCGGTCGCCCTGCGCCAGATGGCCACGGGTGAGTCCGAGGAGACCGCCCGAGCCGAGCTCACGGACGCCCAGCACCTCATCTCGGCGCCCACCCCCGGACAGGCCCGAGGCGAGGCACGGGTCTTCCAGGCACTCATCACCGCCTACGGCCGCCACCGCCCCATACTCACCGGCGGCCCGTTCGGCATCCGCAGTCTCACCCCCCGCACCGACGAACTGGTGGTGAGGATCGCGCCCTCCCAGGTAGATCGGTGGATCGACGCCCTCGCCTACCGGCAGGGCGGGACCGGCGTCGCAGGACTGCGCTGGGCCAGCCGGCGAGACGGGATCATCCTGACCTTGCCCGGAACGAAGATGCTCCTCGCCGAAATCAGCGAGAGCGACTGGCGTGCTGCCCTCGGACGCCGGACCGCCGACCAGAGCAGCCTCATGCCGCACTGGATCCCCCAGCTCCCCGGCGAGGCCGAGCACACCGCCACCGAGGACGCCGAACTCGCCGGCGCCTGCGACCACCTCTGCGCCACCTTGCGCCGGATCCGGCTTGTCGACGCCCTCACCCGCGGGAGCGGTCACGTCCACCTGTTCACCACCCGCCACCACGGCGACCTCCACCTGATCGAGGCGTGCGAGGCCACCCCCACCGTCCTGCCGTTGTGGACCTCTCGGTCCCTGCCCCTGGCGCTGTGGCCCGCCGGCCCGATCCCCGCCCCGGGCCCGATGGACCCGCGCACTGCTGTGCTCGACCTCCTCACCGAGATCGAACCCGCCCACGCCCCCTCCAGCGCCGCCGACCACCGCGCCGCCCGCGCCCTGTGCCACCTCACCGGCCTGAGCACCGCCCCCGTCCTTGTCCAGGCCGCCGAGCACGTTCTCGACGTCGCCACCCACGTCCTCGCCGACCCCGCCCACGCCAGCGTCTACGCCTCCGGTGGCTGGGCAGGCAGCTGCCGCACGTATCCCCAAGGCACCGTCCACGGCACCGACCCCTGCCTCCCGCCCGGCGCCGAGAAAGTCACCGACCTCCCCGAGGACGCACTCCAGCGCCTCGGCAGGCACTTCTCCAGCCGATCCTCCGACACCTCGCGCGCCGACCTCGTCAACGCCGGCCAGGAAGAACTCGTCCACCTGCTCGACTGGGCGCTCGCCGCCGCGACCCGCCCCACCAGTCGTCTGGACTGGAACCCCAATGAGGCCGACGGCACGCTTCAGCACAGGCAGCAGCTGCCCGACCGCGACGGCACCCTGACCCTGACCGCCAGCACCACCGGCGTCTACCGCGTCAGCCTGGAAGCACTCGGCCTGAGCGACCTCGCCGACGAGGACGACACCATGGAATGGGAACGCGAGGCCGCCCCCTCGCAGAGCGCCGCCGTCCTGCTGGCCGAACACACCGCGATCGAGGCGGCGGTCTGCCTGCCCTTCCAGCGCGAGCACCGCAAGCAGCGCCTCCTGCTGCCCAGTACGGTGTCGGCCGCGGTCGAGCCCACGATCCGGTCCGTCATCGCCGGAGCCGATCACGTCCTGGGGTTCTTCACCCTCGCCAGCGTCCTCGGCCGCCTCCACGACCGCGTCGGCCTCACCCAGGGAGCAACCGACGGCCACTGGCGCACCGATCCTCACTCCGACACCCCGCGCGACTACCCGGCCACCCTCACCGCTCTCATCAGCGACTGGTTCGAGCTCCCCTCACCCCACCACGGCGAAGCCGCCAACACCGCCGCGGTCGACAGCCCCACCTACCTCCGCCACCTCGCCGCCCACCGCGCAGCGCTCGACCCGTTCGTCACCCGCTACCTCGCCGCAGCCGACAGCCTCACCGGCGCGCGCACTGTCGAAGAGCGCCACGTAGCCGGC
Above is a genomic segment from Streptomyces sp. NBC_01426 containing:
- a CDS encoding serine/threonine-protein kinase; the encoded protein is MMRGTTVAGRYRLKEAIGSGGMGTVWRAEDLHHLHDVALKIIPVGEGDPVREAAFRREAHVAARLSHPHVVAVHDHGAADLDGRRIFFLAMDLVDGRPLNTLTGSPLSLTDALTWAIQISQALEAAHQSGIVHRDLKPSNILIDRSDTAYLCDFGIARLAEATHHTLTVTGVAIGTPAYMSPEQARGDTTLAAPSDLYSLGCLLHELLAGSVPFTGTGWQVLNQHLNDAPAPLSALRPGVPRELEQLVLELLDKNPDRRPTAADTRARLTQLHTALAAFADAPTAVPNPQPPTRVATTIDRAAEGREPGTRLPAVVAGAVTAAAIAGELSLTTTLPTAWTAALGTLAGLLLAALYLLDPPQSPHPEQLRITTACLLTTLLLTGGMALAVLVNAPDLWANALAIAVLGGPALLTFASGVRRLVEHSLHRSAWHADLATTAGILHTAVVLLTGHHAGLSGLALTAVGVVLWPAAALLTAMLTPGRSPSSLARPTPPGQVTHRHRPGPLPAQPRMP
- a CDS encoding DUF3592 domain-containing protein; protein product: MNREWLFTLIPLVIGVSFLCAGVYGLRRASALRRTGITAVGRVVRHDTRRDDDGAKYHHPVVAWTTRDGSECTYSSTFGRGKVLNGYGVGNSVFVLYDENNPRRFEIRGWDSTSLYMVFTVVGTVLTTGTLTVLLVLLSTL
- a CDS encoding GIY-YIG nuclease family protein, with the protein product MTPLTLESGELDLAGSGRPRKDPRQAEEIMRAAGLEPLEPYRGSSAPWRCRHTACGREVTPRLSNITKGQRGCVYCSGHARIEPEAAAAVMRAAGLEPLEPYPGGSDRKWRCRHRACGREVTPTYVRINSGAGPCRWCAPNAPVDPDVAAADMRAAGLDPLGPYPGVDTPWPVRCRACGAPGAPTLGSIRQGQGGCYPCGRRKANESMRHDAETAAAVMRAAGLEPLEPYPGTEFAWKSRCITCGSIVSPRLGSLTGRSRRPGCKRCADRANGAAQRHDEDLAVAEMREHGFEPQEPYRGVKYPWRCLCHGCGTITSPTFGSILAGQSGCRRCADLRSAAARREDPERAAASMREAGLEPLEAYTTSMTPWRCRCTTCGRTSTPTLSKIRSGRGCKYCARFGFDRAAPARVYVVTHVQHGAVKIGVAGARQRNDRIGQHRRLGWTLYYEHHVPTGDDALSVEQTILRRLRAAGHGVFLTAAQLPNGWTETFDAARVTAAELRDAIREHQTAPTPPQPLTLF
- a CDS encoding DUF4209 domain-containing protein, whose product is MPQVEPCVLDVLTEAAANAASCEDIAAVLAAADTGTNAAAEQQRDALLAALRLRPAGTGRAQTFTGIVLGRPPAGLSDVAADQMETWSAYAEAVTNSFVRGRLHHLLLVAGHGRKVDRIRGAAAGYLDAVPILLAARKRFPGLVGATECLRWAGDLARTYNQTDLCKRVTDDTVALAERVLAAPEDETAIMADLLEGLRVQRYDITDFAERAARRYAGDVHARVGFLKLIRAEASEFRRVGIDTEIVSALLDAADADTGFRRHNLLTQAATIARDRGLPELRVRAEMALQQTDPDSLGWTRIRRPLIPPPGLFAGARAHVDAAPSLRDALWRTAQDAHPAMREHPDDVGLLDGLLRIPRTRINTAGPVQVAPPVAAADDHLVGLQVLAMDFLGHLAAHQLDHIHERFDPDEAELIGALAHGAVLPEARARTLAYAFRYFWLGEFDAAVCIALPQVEQILRQLLRWQVSILSVAKGESPGTVDQLGGLLRSMPAAGYPADWSRALELLLVDPDRGMNLRNDVCHGLIDTPPKHRVALILQAALYLLSYAHGHRTLAPPAP